Proteins encoded together in one Macrobrachium rosenbergii isolate ZJJX-2024 chromosome 45, ASM4041242v1, whole genome shotgun sequence window:
- the LOC136830015 gene encoding proteoglycan 4-like isoform X3, protein MNAEKLAKLQQQVRIGGKGSARRKKKVVHRSSATDDKKLQNSLKKLTVNNISGIEEVNMIKEDGSVIHFNNPKVQASLNANTFAVSGHAESKQITEMLPSILSHLGAEGFNQLKRLASSVNAGNVAAGGIDEDDDDVPELVEDFESASKAEKEAQKTTEPNHEPVIDGKEEDDVPDLIEVDDSVAPVEETTVTADKNDKEAPPKEKVPVKEKAKKDGKDKKKKEAAASSKQSADKDASVADAVAQDAAPGPKKEAAPKEPQSTKAPKKAAKTEAAPAPAPAKEAEPEAAPAPAPAKEAEAAPAPAPAKEAEPAPVPAKEAAPTPTPAKDAAPASAPTEEAAPAPAPVPAKEAAPAPAPAKEAAPAPAPVPAKEAAPALAPAKEAAPAPTPAKEAAPAPAPAKEAAPAPTPAKEAAPAPAPAKEAAPAPAPVPAKEAAPAPTPAKEAVPAPAPVPAKEAAPAPAPAPAKEAAPAPAPAKEAAPAPAPAKEAAPAPAPVPAKEAAPAPTPAKEAAPAPAPVPAKEAAPAPAPVSAKEAAPAPAPAKEAAPAKEAAPAPAPAKEAAPVPAPAKEAAPVPTPAKEAAPAPAPAPAKEAAPTPTPAKEAAPAPAPAQVKGDAKVLASSPAKKAAPVPAPVPAKETAPMPAAPAAAATAPAKEAVPAVAPVPAPAPAKEAAPAPAPSPAKVAPAPAPAPVSAKGAVPAPARAQAKVMAPAPAPATAAAAAPVPAPAPAAAQPQAQATAAASAQAKETVSSQGPEKETATAQGPALNKPAVTEDKEAKSKGKIKDLSEDTPKIVEVIPKDTEE, encoded by the exons ATGAATGCCGAAAAGCTTGCTAAATTACAACAGCAGGTCCGTATCGGAGGCAAGGGTAGCGCCCGCAGAAAGAAGAAGGTAGTTCACCGGTCCTCAGCCACTGACGATAAAAAGCTACAGAATTCCCTCAAGAAGCTGACTGTTAATAATATATCAGGCATTGAGGAG GTGAACATGATCAAAGAAGATGGCTCGGTGATTCACTTTAATAATCCAAAAGTACAGGCTTCTTTAAATGCCAACACTTTTGCTGTATCTGGTCATGCTGAGTCCAAACAAATTACAGAGATGCTGCCCAGCATCTTGAGTCATTTAGGGGCAGAAGGCTTTAACCAGCTCAAGCGCCTAGCATCCTCTGTGAATGCCG GCAATGTTGCTGCTGGCGGAATTGATGAAGATGACGATGACGTTCCAGAGCTTGTGGAAGATTTTGAATCTGCCAGCAAGGCTGAGAAAG AGGCGCAAAAGACCACTGAACCTAATCACGAGCCAGTTATCGATGGCAAAGAGGAGGATGACGTACCGGACCTGATCGAAGTAGACGATTCTGTAGCGCCGGTTGAGGAAACCACAGTAACTGCTGACAAAAATGATAAGGAGGCACCACCAAAAGAGAAAGTCCCGGTGAAAGAGAAAGCCAAGAAAGATGGAaaggacaagaaaaagaaagaagctgCTGCTAGCTCCAAGCAGAGTGCAGACAAAGATGCTTCGGTTGCAGACGCGGTGGCACAAGACGCTGCTCCTGGTCCCAAAAAGGAAGCGGCGCCCAAAGAACCCCAGTCGACCAAAGCCCCGAAAAAAGCTGCGAAAACTGAGGCTGCACCAGCTCCTGCCCCGGCAAAGGAGGCCGAACCCGAAGCAGCTCCTGCTCCAGCCCCAGCAAAGGAGGCTGAAGCAGCTCCTGCCCCAGCCCCAGCCAAGGAGGCCGAACCAGCTCCTGTCCCAGCCAAGGAGGCTGCACCAACTCCCACCCCAGCCAAGGATGCCGCACCAGCTTCCGCCCCAACCGAGGAAGCAGCACCAGCTCCTGCCCCAGTCCCAGCCAAGGAGGCTGCACCAGCTCCTGCCCCAGCCAAGGAGGCCGCACCAGCTCCTGCCCCAGTCCCAGCCAAGGAGGCTGCACCAGCTCTCGCCCCAGCCAAGGAGGCCGCGCCAGCTCCCACTCCAGCCAAGGAAGCTGCACCAGCTCCCGCCCCAGCCAAGGAGGCCGCGCCAGCTCCCACCCCAGCCAAGGAAGCTGCACCAGCTCCCGCCCCAGCCAAGGAGGCCGCGCCAGCTCCCGCCCCCGTCCCAGCCAAGGAAGCTGCACCAGCTCCCACCCCAGCCAAGGAGGCCGTGCCAGCTCCTGCCCCCGTTCCAGCCAAGGAGGCTGCACCAGCTCCTGCCCCAGCCCCAGCCAAGGAGGCCGCACCAGCTCCCGCCCCAGCCAAGGAGGCTGCACCAGCTCCCGCCCCAGCCAAGGAGGCCGCACCAGCTCCTGCCCCAGTCCCAGCCAAGGAAGCTGCACCAGCTCCCACCCCAGCCAAGGAGGCCGCACCAGCTCCTGCCCCCGTCCCAGCCAAGGAGGCCGCACCAGCTCCTGCCCCCGTCTCAGCCAAGGAAGCTGCACCAGCTCCCGCCCCAGCCAAGGAGGCTGCGCCAGCCAAGGAAGCTGCACCAGCTCCTGCCCCAGCCAAGGAGGCTGCACCAGTTCCTGCCCCAGCCAAGGAGGCTGCACCAGTTCCTACCCCAGCCAAGGAGGCTGCGCCAGCTCCCGCCCCAGCCCCAGCCAAGGAGGCTGCACCAACTCCCACCCCAGCCAAGGAGGCTGCACCAGCTCCTGCCCCAGCTCAAGTGAAGGGGGATGCAAAGGTGCTTGCCTCATCCCCAGCCAAGAAGGCTGCACCAGTTCCTGCCCCAGTCCCAGCCAAGGAGACCGCACCAATGCCGGCGGCCCCAGCTGCCGCAGCTACCGCTCCTGCCAAGGAGGCAGTACCAGCAGTTGCTCCAGTTCCAGCTCCAGCTCCTGCCAAGGAGGCTGCACCAGCACCTGCTCCATCCCCAGCCAAGGTGGCACCAGCACCTGCTCCAGCCCCCGTTTCAGCAAAGGGTGCAGTACCAGCCCCTGCTCGTGCTCAAGCAAAGGTAATGGCACCAGCTCCAGCTCCcgccactgctgctgctgctgctccagTCCCAGCTCCAGCTCCTGCCGCTGCACAGCCCCAGGCCCAAGcaactgctgctgcttctgctcaAGCGAAGGAAACTGTATCGTCCCAAGGCCCTGAGAAAGAGACTGCAACAGCGCAGGGTCCTG
- the LOC136830015 gene encoding proteoglycan 4-like isoform X1 has protein sequence MNAEKLAKLQQQVRIGGKGSARRKKKVVHRSSATDDKKLQNSLKKLTVNNISGIEEVNMIKEDGSVIHFNNPKVQASLNANTFAVSGHAESKQITEMLPSILSHLGAEGFNQLKRLASSVNAGNVAAGGIDEDDDDVPELVEDFESASKAEKEAQKTTEPNHEPVIDGKEEDDVPDLIEVDDSVAPVEETTVTADKNDKEAPPKEKVPVKEKAKKDGKDKKKKEAAASSKQSADKDASVADAVAQDAAPGPKKEAAPKEPQSTKAPKKAAKTEAAPAPAPAKEAEPEAAPAPAPAKEAEAAPAPAPAKEAEPAPVPAKEAAPTPTPAKDAAPASAPTEEAAPAPAPVPAKEAAPAPAPAKEAAPAPAPVPAKEAAPALAPAKEAAPAPTPAKEAAPAPAPAKEAAPAPTPAKEAAPAPAPAKEAAPAPAPVPAKEAAPAPTPAKEAVPAPAPVPAKEAAPAPAPAPAKEAAPAPAPAKEAAPAPAPAKEAAPAPAPVPAKEAAPAPTPAKEAAPAPAPVPAKEAAPAPAPVSAKEAAPAPAPAKEAAPAKEAAPAPAPAKEAAPVPAPAKEAAPVPTPAKEAAPAPAPAPAKEAAPTPTPAKEAAPAPAPAQVKGDAKVLASSPAKKAAPVPAPVPAKETAPMPAAPAAAATAPAKEAVPAVAPVPAPAPAKEAAPAPAPSPAKVAPAPAPAPVSAKGAVPAPARAQAKVMAPAPAPATAAAAAPVPAPAPAAAQPQAQATAAASAQAKETVSSQGPEKETATAQGPGKASVPAQSLGKVDTLPKDTKAVKPTPLKEGAVAPVPSKETDGSLPTNVPNPTSAPPATAASAPVPPNAPPSVPQNAGTAKSNKNPQAKSAAGSKSSKQQKGKGK, from the exons ATGAATGCCGAAAAGCTTGCTAAATTACAACAGCAGGTCCGTATCGGAGGCAAGGGTAGCGCCCGCAGAAAGAAGAAGGTAGTTCACCGGTCCTCAGCCACTGACGATAAAAAGCTACAGAATTCCCTCAAGAAGCTGACTGTTAATAATATATCAGGCATTGAGGAG GTGAACATGATCAAAGAAGATGGCTCGGTGATTCACTTTAATAATCCAAAAGTACAGGCTTCTTTAAATGCCAACACTTTTGCTGTATCTGGTCATGCTGAGTCCAAACAAATTACAGAGATGCTGCCCAGCATCTTGAGTCATTTAGGGGCAGAAGGCTTTAACCAGCTCAAGCGCCTAGCATCCTCTGTGAATGCCG GCAATGTTGCTGCTGGCGGAATTGATGAAGATGACGATGACGTTCCAGAGCTTGTGGAAGATTTTGAATCTGCCAGCAAGGCTGAGAAAG AGGCGCAAAAGACCACTGAACCTAATCACGAGCCAGTTATCGATGGCAAAGAGGAGGATGACGTACCGGACCTGATCGAAGTAGACGATTCTGTAGCGCCGGTTGAGGAAACCACAGTAACTGCTGACAAAAATGATAAGGAGGCACCACCAAAAGAGAAAGTCCCGGTGAAAGAGAAAGCCAAGAAAGATGGAaaggacaagaaaaagaaagaagctgCTGCTAGCTCCAAGCAGAGTGCAGACAAAGATGCTTCGGTTGCAGACGCGGTGGCACAAGACGCTGCTCCTGGTCCCAAAAAGGAAGCGGCGCCCAAAGAACCCCAGTCGACCAAAGCCCCGAAAAAAGCTGCGAAAACTGAGGCTGCACCAGCTCCTGCCCCGGCAAAGGAGGCCGAACCCGAAGCAGCTCCTGCTCCAGCCCCAGCAAAGGAGGCTGAAGCAGCTCCTGCCCCAGCCCCAGCCAAGGAGGCCGAACCAGCTCCTGTCCCAGCCAAGGAGGCTGCACCAACTCCCACCCCAGCCAAGGATGCCGCACCAGCTTCCGCCCCAACCGAGGAAGCAGCACCAGCTCCTGCCCCAGTCCCAGCCAAGGAGGCTGCACCAGCTCCTGCCCCAGCCAAGGAGGCCGCACCAGCTCCTGCCCCAGTCCCAGCCAAGGAGGCTGCACCAGCTCTCGCCCCAGCCAAGGAGGCCGCGCCAGCTCCCACTCCAGCCAAGGAAGCTGCACCAGCTCCCGCCCCAGCCAAGGAGGCCGCGCCAGCTCCCACCCCAGCCAAGGAAGCTGCACCAGCTCCCGCCCCAGCCAAGGAGGCCGCGCCAGCTCCCGCCCCCGTCCCAGCCAAGGAAGCTGCACCAGCTCCCACCCCAGCCAAGGAGGCCGTGCCAGCTCCTGCCCCCGTTCCAGCCAAGGAGGCTGCACCAGCTCCTGCCCCAGCCCCAGCCAAGGAGGCCGCACCAGCTCCCGCCCCAGCCAAGGAGGCTGCACCAGCTCCCGCCCCAGCCAAGGAGGCCGCACCAGCTCCTGCCCCAGTCCCAGCCAAGGAAGCTGCACCAGCTCCCACCCCAGCCAAGGAGGCCGCACCAGCTCCTGCCCCCGTCCCAGCCAAGGAGGCCGCACCAGCTCCTGCCCCCGTCTCAGCCAAGGAAGCTGCACCAGCTCCCGCCCCAGCCAAGGAGGCTGCGCCAGCCAAGGAAGCTGCACCAGCTCCTGCCCCAGCCAAGGAGGCTGCACCAGTTCCTGCCCCAGCCAAGGAGGCTGCACCAGTTCCTACCCCAGCCAAGGAGGCTGCGCCAGCTCCCGCCCCAGCCCCAGCCAAGGAGGCTGCACCAACTCCCACCCCAGCCAAGGAGGCTGCACCAGCTCCTGCCCCAGCTCAAGTGAAGGGGGATGCAAAGGTGCTTGCCTCATCCCCAGCCAAGAAGGCTGCACCAGTTCCTGCCCCAGTCCCAGCCAAGGAGACCGCACCAATGCCGGCGGCCCCAGCTGCCGCAGCTACCGCTCCTGCCAAGGAGGCAGTACCAGCAGTTGCTCCAGTTCCAGCTCCAGCTCCTGCCAAGGAGGCTGCACCAGCACCTGCTCCATCCCCAGCCAAGGTGGCACCAGCACCTGCTCCAGCCCCCGTTTCAGCAAAGGGTGCAGTACCAGCCCCTGCTCGTGCTCAAGCAAAGGTAATGGCACCAGCTCCAGCTCCcgccactgctgctgctgctgctccagTCCCAGCTCCAGCTCCTGCCGCTGCACAGCCCCAGGCCCAAGcaactgctgctgcttctgctcaAGCGAAGGAAACTGTATCGTCCCAAGGCCCTGAGAAAGAGACTGCAACAGCGCAGGGTCCTGGTAAAGCCTCTGTTCCAGCCCAGTCCCTTGGAAAAGTTGACACGCTTCCAAAAGACACAAAGGCGGTCAAACCAACCCCATTAAAGGAAGGGGCTGTGGCTCCCGTTCCAAGCAAGGAAACTGATGGTTCTCTCCCTACTAACGTACCTAATCCTACTTCTGCCCCACCCGCCACAGCTGCATCAGCTCCCGTTCCTCCGAATGCACCTCCCTCTGTTCCACAGAATGCAGGAACGgcaaaatccaataaaaatccACAAGCTAAGTCTGCTGCTGGAAGTAAGAGTAGTAAGCaacagaaaggaaagggaaagtag
- the LOC136830015 gene encoding proteoglycan 4-like isoform X2 → MNAEKLAKLQQQVRIGGKGSARRKKKVVHRSSATDDKKLQNSLKKLTVNNISGIEEVNMIKEDGSVIHFNNPKVQASLNANTFAVSGHAESKQITEMLPSILSHLGAEGFNQLKRLASSVNAGNVAAGGIDEDDDDVPELVEDFESASKAEKEAQKTTEPNHEPVIDGKEEDDVPDLIEVDDSVAPVEETTVTADKNDKEAPPKEKVPVKEKAKKDGKDKKKKEAAASSKQSADKDASVADAVAQDAAPGPKKEAAPKEPQSTKAPKKAAKTEAAPAPAPAKEAEPEAAPAPAPAKEAEAAPAPAPAKEAEPAPVPAKEAAPTPTPAKDAAPASAPTEEAAPAPAPVPAKEAAPAPAPAKEAAPAPAPVPAKEAAPALAPAKEAAPAPTPAKEAAPAPAPAKEAAPAPTPAKEAAPAPAPAKEAAPAPAPVPAKEAAPAPTPAKEAVPAPAPVPAKEAAPAPAPAPAKEAAPAPAPAKEAAPAPAPAKEAAPAPAPVPAKEAAPAPTPAKEAAPAPAPVPAKEAAPAPAPVSAKEAAPAPAPAKEAAPAKEAAPAPAPAKEAAPVPAPAKEAAPVPTPAKEAAPAPAPAPAKEAAPAPAPAQVKGDAKVLASSPAKKAAPVPAPVPAKETAPMPAAPAAAATAPAKEAVPAVAPVPAPAPAKEAAPAPAPSPAKVAPAPAPAPVSAKGAVPAPARAQAKVMAPAPAPATAAAAAPVPAPAPAAAQPQAQATAAASAQAKETVSSQGPEKETATAQGPGKASVPAQSLGKVDTLPKDTKAVKPTPLKEGAVAPVPSKETDGSLPTNVPNPTSAPPATAASAPVPPNAPPSVPQNAGTAKSNKNPQAKSAAGSKSSKQQKGKGK, encoded by the exons ATGAATGCCGAAAAGCTTGCTAAATTACAACAGCAGGTCCGTATCGGAGGCAAGGGTAGCGCCCGCAGAAAGAAGAAGGTAGTTCACCGGTCCTCAGCCACTGACGATAAAAAGCTACAGAATTCCCTCAAGAAGCTGACTGTTAATAATATATCAGGCATTGAGGAG GTGAACATGATCAAAGAAGATGGCTCGGTGATTCACTTTAATAATCCAAAAGTACAGGCTTCTTTAAATGCCAACACTTTTGCTGTATCTGGTCATGCTGAGTCCAAACAAATTACAGAGATGCTGCCCAGCATCTTGAGTCATTTAGGGGCAGAAGGCTTTAACCAGCTCAAGCGCCTAGCATCCTCTGTGAATGCCG GCAATGTTGCTGCTGGCGGAATTGATGAAGATGACGATGACGTTCCAGAGCTTGTGGAAGATTTTGAATCTGCCAGCAAGGCTGAGAAAG AGGCGCAAAAGACCACTGAACCTAATCACGAGCCAGTTATCGATGGCAAAGAGGAGGATGACGTACCGGACCTGATCGAAGTAGACGATTCTGTAGCGCCGGTTGAGGAAACCACAGTAACTGCTGACAAAAATGATAAGGAGGCACCACCAAAAGAGAAAGTCCCGGTGAAAGAGAAAGCCAAGAAAGATGGAaaggacaagaaaaagaaagaagctgCTGCTAGCTCCAAGCAGAGTGCAGACAAAGATGCTTCGGTTGCAGACGCGGTGGCACAAGACGCTGCTCCTGGTCCCAAAAAGGAAGCGGCGCCCAAAGAACCCCAGTCGACCAAAGCCCCGAAAAAAGCTGCGAAAACTGAGGCTGCACCAGCTCCTGCCCCGGCAAAGGAGGCCGAACCCGAAGCAGCTCCTGCTCCAGCCCCAGCAAAGGAGGCTGAAGCAGCTCCTGCCCCAGCCCCAGCCAAGGAGGCCGAACCAGCTCCTGTCCCAGCCAAGGAGGCTGCACCAACTCCCACCCCAGCCAAGGATGCCGCACCAGCTTCCGCCCCAACCGAGGAAGCAGCACCAGCTCCTGCCCCAGTCCCAGCCAAGGAGGCTGCACCAGCTCCTGCCCCAGCCAAGGAGGCCGCACCAGCTCCTGCCCCAGTCCCAGCCAAGGAGGCTGCACCAGCTCTCGCCCCAGCCAAGGAGGCCGCGCCAGCTCCCACTCCAGCCAAGGAAGCTGCACCAGCTCCCGCCCCAGCCAAGGAGGCCGCGCCAGCTCCCACCCCAGCCAAGGAAGCTGCACCAGCTCCCGCCCCAGCCAAGGAGGCCGCGCCAGCTCCCGCCCCCGTCCCAGCCAAGGAAGCTGCACCAGCTCCCACCCCAGCCAAGGAGGCCGTGCCAGCTCCTGCCCCCGTTCCAGCCAAGGAGGCTGCACCAGCTCCTGCCCCAGCCCCAGCCAAGGAGGCCGCACCAGCTCCCGCCCCAGCCAAGGAGGCTGCACCAGCTCCCGCCCCAGCCAAGGAGGCCGCACCAGCTCCTGCCCCAGTCCCAGCCAAGGAAGCTGCACCAGCTCCCACCCCAGCCAAGGAGGCCGCACCAGCTCCTGCCCCCGTCCCAGCCAAGGAGGCCGCACCAGCTCCTGCCCCCGTCTCAGCCAAGGAAGCTGCACCAGCTCCCGCCCCAGCCAAGGAGGCTGCGCCAGCCAAGGAAGCTGCACCAGCTCCTGCCCCAGCCAAGGAGGCTGCACCAGTTCCTGCCCCAGCCAAGGAGGCTGCACCAGTTCCTACCCCAGCCAAGGAGGCTGCGCCAGCTCCCGCCCCAGCCCCAGCCAAGGAG GCTGCACCAGCTCCTGCCCCAGCTCAAGTGAAGGGGGATGCAAAGGTGCTTGCCTCATCCCCAGCCAAGAAGGCTGCACCAGTTCCTGCCCCAGTCCCAGCCAAGGAGACCGCACCAATGCCGGCGGCCCCAGCTGCCGCAGCTACCGCTCCTGCCAAGGAGGCAGTACCAGCAGTTGCTCCAGTTCCAGCTCCAGCTCCTGCCAAGGAGGCTGCACCAGCACCTGCTCCATCCCCAGCCAAGGTGGCACCAGCACCTGCTCCAGCCCCCGTTTCAGCAAAGGGTGCAGTACCAGCCCCTGCTCGTGCTCAAGCAAAGGTAATGGCACCAGCTCCAGCTCCcgccactgctgctgctgctgctccagTCCCAGCTCCAGCTCCTGCCGCTGCACAGCCCCAGGCCCAAGcaactgctgctgcttctgctcaAGCGAAGGAAACTGTATCGTCCCAAGGCCCTGAGAAAGAGACTGCAACAGCGCAGGGTCCTGGTAAAGCCTCTGTTCCAGCCCAGTCCCTTGGAAAAGTTGACACGCTTCCAAAAGACACAAAGGCGGTCAAACCAACCCCATTAAAGGAAGGGGCTGTGGCTCCCGTTCCAAGCAAGGAAACTGATGGTTCTCTCCCTACTAACGTACCTAATCCTACTTCTGCCCCACCCGCCACAGCTGCATCAGCTCCCGTTCCTCCGAATGCACCTCCCTCTGTTCCACAGAATGCAGGAACGgcaaaatccaataaaaatccACAAGCTAAGTCTGCTGCTGGAAGTAAGAGTAGTAAGCaacagaaaggaaagggaaagtag